Proteins encoded within one genomic window of Trichoderma asperellum chromosome 2, complete sequence:
- a CDS encoding uncharacterized protein (EggNog:ENOG41), with product MSSTIQIEFGGHKIDVPKGGYYDRYRMNPILDEVARDPSVGPDIEFFRKIPKRLVNSRVGETFAPNFYYRTRSIQLVFLAPLGPLKSKLPSPLEPISPFPGYGLVALTFYSYLVCDNDPYNEVSLAIIVRQPGRNSYSMTQLLTSIWNRTFYGYVLALPVDTEIARVRGVTLYQLPKWLTKINFEMDDHQIKAGISGTGGSMDLTLEVPLPTLKTIPSQSSIGINNAINKIDGKWHQVTVQMNPLLAAQCLLPRNVGLTRGEGPLSKLLNELQVSTILRMDILKDAQMALNMPTKLENLQ from the coding sequence ATGTCTTCAACAATCCAAATTGAGTTCGGGGGTCACAAGATAGATGTACCAAAAGGTGGCTACTATGATCGTTACCGTATGAATCCAATTTTGGATGAGGTGGCGCGCGATCCTTCTGTCGGACCTGACATTGAATTCTTCCGAAAGATCCCAAAGAGGCTGGTTAATTCAAGAGTTGGTGAGACGTTCGCCCCAAACTTCTATTATCGGACAAGGAGCATCCAACTCGTCTTTCTGGCGCCCCTCGGGCCCTTAAAATCCAAGCTTCCATCGCCCTTAGAACCCATTTCACCGTTTCCAGGTTATGGCCTGGTTGCGTTAACATTCTACTCATATCTTGTCTGCGATAATGACCCTTACAATGAGGTGTCTCTTGCCATCATCGTTCGTCAGCCGGGCCGAAACAGTTATAGCATGACGCAATTGCTCACTTCTATATGGAATCGAACCTTTTATGGATACGTGTTGGCTCTACCAGTCGATACCGAGATTGCTCGAGTTCGAGGTGTGACCCTGTATCAACTCCCCAAATGGCTTACGAAAATCAACTTCGAGATGGATGACCACCAAATCAAGGCAGGAATCAGTGGGACGGGTGGAAGCATGGATTTGACACTCGAAGTACCCCTTCCGACACTGAAAACCATACCATCGCAATCTTCCATCGGTATTAATAATGCGATTAATAAAATCGATGGAAAATGGCACCAGGTGACTGTGCAGATGAATCCACTCCTAGCGGCGCAGTGTTTATTACCCAGGAACGTCGGCCTCACACGAGGGGAGGGTCCGTTGAGTAAGCTCCTGAATGAACTTCAAGTTTCGACTATATTACGCATGGACATCCTCAAAGATGCGCAAATGGCTTTGAACATGCCCACGAAATTGGAAAATTTacaataa
- a CDS encoding uncharacterized protein (TransMembrane:12 (i81-102o114-133i145-164o170-191i203-225o231-253i310-336o348-369i390-411o417-438i450-473o485-505i)~EggNog:ENOG41), whose product MAAAPEPSVSSSDDTQRVEDSPQSRSGILSYFFNTRLDEDVCIHEYSGKGTADDPYVIDYLQNDSQDPLNMPMARKWTITVLQAMSALVVTFASSIYASSIFDIKRHFGVSEEVATLGLALYVLGFALGPLIWGPLSELYGRRPIYIISFMAFTAFSVAAPVSPNIQSLLLFRFFGCAFGSSSMTNGGGVITDMLTKEQRGAAMGAFVTAPFLGPALGPIVGGFLDENKGWRWVLGLISIMAGVVWIATTIATPETYAPFILRSRAKALSKLTGSVYVSRLDAGEPPKTLTQELSIALSRPWVLLFREPIILLMSLYMSIVYGTLYMFFAAIPTVFQGTRGWSEGLAGLPFIGVTIGVCLATALSGVDNKRYVRLCEAMEAKGATIEPEARLSTAMVGSIVLPIGLFLFAWTTYPSVHWIAPVIGALLFSCGLVLNFISQISYLIDCYTIYTASVLAAGSMLRSFFGTAFPLFTTQMYANLGDQWASSIPAFLALGCVPIPFLFYKYGPKIRSKCKYASEAARMLELMRRGQNATIGGKPEVAVETV is encoded by the exons ATGGCGGCTGCTCCTGAGCCTTCTGTCTCCTCCTCCGACGACACCCAGCGAGTCGAGGACTCCCCTCAAAGCAGATCCGGGATCCTATCTTACTTCTTCAATACGCGCCTCGACGAGGATGTCTGCATCCATGAATACTCCGGCAAGGGTACGGCTGATGACCCTTATGTAATCGATTACCTCCAGAACGACTCCCAGGATCCCTTGAATATGCCCATGGCGCGAAAGTGGACTATCACTGTCCTCCAGGCCATGTCCGCGTTGGTGGTGACCTTTGCTAGTTCTATATACgccagcagcatctttgATATCAAAAGACACTTTGGCGTGTCTGAAGAGGTGGCCACACTGGGCTTGGCGCTCTATGTGTTAGGGTTCGCCCTGGGACCGCTGATCTGGGGGCCACTGTCCGAGTTGTACGGGCGTAGGCCCATCTATATAATTTCATTTATGGCCTTCACGGCATTCAGCGTGGCGGCGCCAGTATCCCCTAACATTCAGTCCTTGCTACTTTTTCGCTTCTTTGGGTGCGCGTTCGGTTCATCATCGATGACCAATGGCGGAGGCGTCATTACCGACATGTTGACTAAGGAGCAGCGCGGAGCGGCAATGGGAGCATTTGTCACGGCTCCTTTTCTTGGGCCTGCACTTG gGCCCATTGTTGGTGGTTTCCTAGACGAAAACAAGGGCTGGCGCTGGGTTCTCGGTTTAATCTCTATCATGGCCGGTGTGGTCTGGATTGCTACCACGATAGCCACTCCTGAAACATATGCGCCATTCATCTTGCGATCTCGAGCGAAGGCCCTCTCCAAGTTGACGGGAAGCGTCTATGTATCCCGGCTTGATGCAGGAGAGCCACCCAAGACACTTACACAGGAGCTTTCAATCGCGCTATCGCGTCCCTGGGTTCTTCTGTTTCGCGAACCCATTATCTTGCTGATGTCGCTGTATATGTCTATCGTCTATGGCACACTGTACATGTTTTTTGCCGCAATTCCCACCGTCTTCCAAGGTACCCGAGGCTGGAGCGAAGGTCTCGCCGGACTTCCGTTTATCGGGGTCACTATTGGTGTCTGTCTTGCTACGGCGTTGTCGGGTGTGGACAATAAACGCTACGTTCGTCTGTGCGAGGCAATGGAAGCAAAGGGGGCCACAATTGAACCAGAAGCCAGACTGAGCACGGCTATGGTTGGCTCTATTGTTCTTCCAATTGGTCTGTTCTTATTTGCGTGGACGACGTATCCTTCGGTGCACTGGATCGCACCGGTTATCGGCGCCTTGCTATTCTCGTGTGGACTTGTCCTAAACTTCATCTCGCAGATCAGCTATCTGATTGACTGCT ATACCATATATACTGCTTCTGTGCTGGCGGCTGGATCGATGCTTCGATCCTTCTTCGGCACTGCATTTCCACTGTTCACCACCCAAATGTATGCAAATCTCGGAGATCAATGGGCGAGCTCTATTCCTGCGTTCCTGGCGCTTGGGTGCGTGCCTATCCCGTTTCTGTTCTATAAATACGGGCCGAAGATACGCTCCAAATGTAAGTATGCCTCTGAAGCAGCAAGGATGCTAGAGTTGATGCGTCGTGGGCAGAACGCCACAATTGGAGGCAAGCCAGAGGTGGCTGTAGAGACTGTTTAG
- the FUB6_2 gene encoding Dehydrogenase fub6 produces MQRKLTKVVSSSYHYSPFSSPSLRPFPIYSHTDIGPHLSDMAETVQKMTWVYQNPPTALLEPGVTTTFENRPVQLVAPPGGVVVKLLVVGMDPHQRDRMRGVGNVSYVPPYEKGEPVSNFSIGKVIRTDNPDWEDGCLIAGMLPISEYAVLDLDYLNFKVYAANVVRKVTNHYNLDLKHFVGTLGLAGMTAWLSFYGHVKPRPGETIWVSAASSSVGEVVVQLAKMKGMKVIASVSSDEKLKWVVDELGADVGFNYRKESVDAALKRLAPDGLDVVYEMIGGDHLQAAIENMKFFGRIISCGTASQYNKPPEERYGITNTSEIFRRRIKIQGFMFHDKDIFQHVISFSMTMPRLIAEGKIKSQYTIFEGIRQAEKAFLSMFTGGSFGKTALKISDE; encoded by the exons ATGCAACGTAAATTAACCAAAGTGGTCTCCTCTTCCTATCATTACTCTCCATTTTCATCCCCCTCTCTGAGGCCATTTCCCATTTATTCGCATACAGATATCGGCCCACATCTATCTGACATGGCGGAAACCGTTCAAAAGATGACATGGGTGTATCAAAACCCGCCTACCGCACTGCTGGAACCGGGCGTAACCACCACCTTTGAGAACCGGCCTGTGCAGCTTGTAGCACCCCCTGGTGGCGTGGTCGTCAAGCTTCTAGTTGTCGGGATGGATCCCCACCAGCGAGACCGCATGCGTGGAGTCGGCAACGTGAGCTATGTTCCACCTTACGAGAAAGGAGAACCGGTCTCCAACTTCTCTATTGGTAAGGTCATCCGTACAGACAACCCCGACTGGGAAGACGGCTGCTTGATCGCCGGTATGCTACCCATCTCGGAGTATGCCGTCTTGGATCTCGATTACCTCAACTTCAAGGTATATGCCGCGAATGTCGTGCGAAAGGTGACCAACCACTACAATCTGGACCTCAAGCACTTCGTCGGCACGCTGGGTTTGGCGGGTATGACCGCATGGCTCTCATTCTACGGCCACGTCAAGCCCCGCCCAGGCGAGACCATTTGGGTCAGTGCAGCATCAAGCTCGGTTGGCGAAGTTGTGGTGCAGCTGGCTAAGATGAAGGGGATGAAGGTGATTGCGAGCGTGAGCTCGGACGAGAAGCTAAAATGGGTGGTCGACGAGCTGGGCGCCGACGTCGGTTTTAACTACCGAAAGGAGTCTGTCGATGCGGCGCTGAAGCGGTTGGCGCCGGACGGATTAGACGTGGTATATGAGATGATTGGAGGGGACCACTTGCAGGCAGCAATTGAGAACATGAAATTCTTTGGGCGAATCATCAGCTGTGGCACG GCTTCCCAATATAACAAACCTCCCGAGGAGCGGTACGGTATCACCAACACGTCCGAGATCTTCCGTCGCCGCATCAAGATTCAAGGATTCATGTTCCATGATAAGGACATTTTCCAACACGTTATCAGCTTCTCGATGACAATGCCAAGATTGATTGCAGAGGGCAAGATCAAGTCACAATACACCATATTTGAGGGGATCAGGCAGGCAGAGAAGGCATTCTTATCCATGTTTACCGGTGGCAGCTTTGGTAAAACGGCGCTGAAAATCAGTGATGAGTGA
- a CDS encoding uncharacterized protein (EggNog:ENOG41) — protein MRFLCLHGYAQSADVLKEMMEEITEHLPSNWEYEYFEAGMEPSKLVLPNLDQVPLPNSCWWNYPFSEDIQNALDRLVSFIESEGPFDGLWGFSQGASMATLLLLEHQKVSTGTHDWPFKMVIYNSTFLPYRLDSGSITWDKTENGQLQATYHPGELDASFGKKDIDWKQDERAVYDYQVLKSKRVQDEGPFPVKLLLKYRPQDVPDKLTVPSVHVRGAKDEYFFVNDSVSELFDPATSKKMTHRGGHHFPRFTDELVNFAELIVETAASLI, from the exons ATGCGGTTCCTTTGCCTCCACGGCTACGCTCAAAGTGCCGATGTCCTCAaagagatgatggaagaaATTACAGAGCATCTCCCCAGCAACTGGGAATACGAGTACTTTGAGGCAGGAATGGAGCCATCTAAGCTAGTACTAC CCAACTTGGACCAAGTCCCTTTGCCAAACTCCTGTTGGTGGAATTATCCGTTTTCTGAGGATATACAGAATGCCTTAGACCGTCTTGTCTCTTTTATCGAATCCGAAGGACCCTTTGATGGGCTATGGGGCTTCTCCCAAGGcgcttccatggccacccTGCTACTATTAGAACACCAGAAAGTGAGTACCGGTACTCACGACTGGCCTTTCAAAATGGTCATCTACAATTCGACCTTTCTCCCATATCGTCTCGATTCCGGTTCAATCACATGGGACAAGACGGAAAATGGCCAACTACAGGCAACTTATCATCCTGGCGAACTCGACGCCTCGTTTGGCAAGAAAGACATCGACTGGAAGCAGGATGAACGCGCCGTGTATGACTACCAGGTGCTCAAGAGCAAAAGGGTGCAAGACGAGGGCCCCTTTCCAGTCAAGCTCCTACTCAAGTATCGACCCCAAGATGTCCCAGACAAGCTGACCGTGCCGTCCGTCCACGTGCGAGGTGCCAAAGACGAATACTTCTTTGTCAACGACTCAGTCTCTGAGCTTTTTGATCCCGCGACATCCAAGAAGATGACGCATCGTGGCGGCCACCACTTTCCCCGGTTTACAGACGAGCTGGTGAATTTCGCTGAATTGATCGTCGAGACAGCTGCCTCCCTTATCTAG
- the FUB7 gene encoding Sulfhydrylase fub7: protein MLDMNPILLLDPPRCLSTLHLFTFNDSAQAARLFGLRELGNIYSRLTNPTVDVFEKRIAALEGGFAALATASGQAAQYLTLISLTRPGDNIVASSHLYGGTYSQLAVLLPRFNITTKFIQSVKPSDFAAAIDDKTKAIYIESISNPDLLVPDFEAIAKIAHDHGIPLIVDNTLGAGGYFVRPIEHGADIVVHSATKWIGGHGTTIAGVIIDSGRFDWAKNGAKFPEMVEPSPAYHGLSYAASFGPATFIMRARIEMLRDVGSCLSPYAAHQLLIGLETLALRAERHAQNAAQLAAYFQAHPEYVSWILWPGSDKHPSHNMAKKYLNRGFGGMLSVGVKGGADQGSRIVDNLKLVSNVANVGDAKSLAIHPWSTTHEQLSAEEKKTSGVTEDLIRISVGIEHIDDIIADFTQAFQEVYGQ from the exons ATGCTGGATATGAACCCGATCCTGTTACTAGATCCACCGCGGTGCCTATCTACGCTACATCT TTTCACTTTCAATGATTCTGCCCAGGCAGCGAGATTGTTTGGTCTTAGGGAGCTGGGAAACATCTACAGTCGCTTGACTAAC CCTACTGTGGATGTCTTTGAGAAACGTATTGCTGCTCTCGAAGGCGGATTTGCCGCTCTAGCGACCGCTTCGGGCCAGGCCGCGCAGTATCTGACCTTGATCAGTCTGACCCGACCTGGTGACAACATCGTTGCCAGCTCGCATTTGTACGGCGGCACATACAGTCAGCTTGCCGTGCTCCTTCCTCGCTTCAACATCACGACCAAGTTTATTCAGAGCGTGAAACCTTCTGATTTCGCCGCGGCCATTGACGATAAGAcgaaagctatttatatcgAGAGCATTAGTAACCCAGACCTCCTTGTTCCAGACTTTGAGGCAATTGCCAAGATTGCCCACGACCATGGCATTCCCCTCATT GTTGACAATACGCTCGGTGCCGGTGGCTACTTTGTTCGACCCATCGAGCATGGTGCGGACATTGTCGTCCACTCCGCTACCAAGTGGATCGGCGGCCACGGAACCACAATTGCCGGTGTAATCATTGATTCGGGACGTTTCGATTGGGCCAAGAATGGTGCCAAATTTCCAGAAATGGTCGAGCCATCACCGGCGTACCACGGCCTCAGTTATGCCGCTAGCTTTGGTCCAGCCACGTTTATCATGCGTGCCCGCATAGAGATGCTCCGCGACGTGGGCTCCTGCCTGAGCCCCTATGCCGCGCACCAGTTGCTAATTGGCCTTGAGACGCTGGCACTGCGAGCCGAGCGTCACGCGCAGAATGCAGCCCAGCTGGCGGCGTACTTCCAGGCCCACCCAGAGTATGTTAGCTGGATCCTATGGCCCGGTTCGGACAAACACCCCAGCCAcaacatggccaagaagTACCTGAACCGTGGCTTTGGAGGGATGCTGAGTGTCGGCGTCAAGGGGGGTGCGGACCAAGGAAGCAGGATAGTAGATAACCTGAAACTGGTGTCTAACGTAGCGAACGTGGGTGACGCCAAGAGTCTGGCCATTCACCCATGGTCTACGACACACGAGCAATTGtcggcagaagagaaaaagacctCAGGGGTGACGGAGGATTTGATCCGTATATCCGTGGGCATCGAGCATATTGATGATATCATTGCCGATTTCACACAGGCATTCCAAGAGGTTTATGGACAGtaa